A DNA window from Eretmochelys imbricata isolate rEreImb1 chromosome 3, rEreImb1.hap1, whole genome shotgun sequence contains the following coding sequences:
- the MTLN gene encoding mitoregulin, producing MAAGSEALRERPVQLALALAFASGVLVGWQAHRVRRRFLAWRKRRLQALLEATQKKLDVA from the coding sequence ATGGCGGCGGGCTCTGAGGCGCTGCGGGAGCGGCCGGTGCAGCTGGCGCTGGCGCTGGCCTTCGCCTCGGGCGTGCTGGTGGGCTGGCAGGCCCACCGCGTGCGCAGGCGCTTCCTGGCCTGGAGGAAGCGGCGGCTGCAGGCTCTGCTGGAGGCCACGCAGAAGAAGCTGGACGTGGCCTGA